One part of the Rhodothermales bacterium genome encodes these proteins:
- a CDS encoding alkaline phosphatase family protein, with the protein MNLKATLALIVLVALAGCRPEAPQWIASAPAGARPAAIALAGETVIPNGRLLTPRGRQYRVAPHPYGLILSPDGRVAVTANSGVRPFSISILEDVLGETPAVHQVPEGANTDADVLSAVFMGLAIAPDDRTLYVGGGQEGRVVLFDLQTRRRIGEIDANVPFGGRDYEDSYIGDLVLSADGGTLYAVDQTNFRLIVVDTRQRTIQASVAVGRYPFGITLTPDQSRVYVANVGQFEYALLEAEEEEEEEREDFGSTYPPFGYRSEEAEEGVDVEAYHAPGLGDPNALEAYSVWGIDVSSPAAPRVISKIKTGYLVGEERDGVETVGGASPNSLVSTNTRAYVSNGNNDVISVIDIQQDTVVSTIELRLDPRLDRLRGLIPFGLALSPDGTRLYVAEAGINAVGVVDTGSGEVLGHIPTGWFPSKLAVSPDGKQLVVANAKGHGSGPNGGPAFEAGPEGSYVGNLMFGYVNVLDIPPDEALAAETAQVVRNNFTFASVDRAAVRARAGNPVPLYPGERRSPIEHVVFITKENRTYDEVFGQIAGGQGEPSLARFGAGVTVRSRDGSRTVPEVDVMPNHHKLAREFAIGDNFYCDSDVSADGHRWLVGVYPNEWTETTVAASYGGGRRLRVNSTAPGMLSFVGSSGVIYPEDYNEAGSIWDHFDRFGIDFFNFGLGFEFAGASEEQAYKYTGVRLPINYPMPGPLFERTSRKFATYNTSIPDQFRADMFIEEFEERWMNGGEPMPQVVTMMLPNDHGSGERIDDGYPYFESYMADNDLALGRVVEYLSHTPYWEKMAIIVTEDDPQGGVDHVDAHRSVLMVISPYTKKGYVSSEHYSFGSIMKTIWHLTGVPYLNQYDAGATELADFFTDTPDATPYAAVAPDLRLFDPQKALDPLDEDFNWESLSESPEMDNVELMQAWAQENENRTSQQGN; encoded by the coding sequence ATGAATCTGAAAGCTACCCTCGCCCTCATCGTCCTCGTCGCCCTCGCCGGCTGCCGGCCCGAGGCGCCCCAGTGGATCGCCAGCGCCCCCGCCGGCGCGCGACCCGCCGCCATCGCGCTGGCCGGCGAGACCGTCATCCCGAACGGCCGGCTGCTCACACCCCGCGGCCGTCAATACCGCGTCGCCCCGCATCCCTACGGCCTCATCCTGAGCCCCGACGGCCGCGTGGCGGTGACGGCCAATTCGGGCGTCCGGCCCTTCTCCATTTCCATCCTGGAGGATGTGCTCGGCGAGACGCCGGCCGTCCACCAGGTGCCCGAAGGCGCCAACACCGACGCCGACGTGCTTTCCGCCGTCTTTATGGGCCTCGCCATCGCTCCCGACGACCGGACGCTGTATGTCGGCGGCGGGCAGGAGGGGCGCGTCGTATTGTTCGACCTCCAGACGCGCCGGCGGATCGGGGAGATCGACGCCAACGTGCCGTTTGGCGGGCGCGACTACGAGGATAGCTACATCGGCGACCTCGTCCTCAGCGCCGACGGCGGGACGCTGTATGCCGTCGACCAGACCAACTTTCGCCTGATCGTAGTCGATACCCGGCAACGGACGATCCAGGCCAGCGTGGCCGTCGGGCGTTATCCGTTCGGGATCACGCTCACGCCGGACCAGTCGCGGGTGTATGTCGCGAATGTAGGCCAGTTCGAATACGCCCTCCTCGAGGCGGAAGAAGAGGAAGAAGAAGAGCGGGAGGACTTCGGGTCGACGTATCCGCCGTTCGGTTACCGAAGCGAGGAAGCGGAAGAAGGGGTGGATGTGGAAGCCTACCACGCGCCGGGTCTGGGCGACCCGAATGCGCTGGAGGCGTATTCGGTCTGGGGGATCGATGTCTCCTCGCCGGCGGCGCCGCGGGTCATCTCCAAAATCAAGACCGGATACCTCGTCGGCGAGGAGCGCGACGGGGTCGAAACGGTCGGCGGAGCAAGCCCGAACAGCCTCGTCTCGACCAATACCCGCGCCTACGTCAGCAACGGCAACAACGACGTCATTTCGGTGATCGACATCCAGCAGGATACGGTCGTCTCCACCATCGAACTCCGGCTCGACCCGCGGCTCGACCGGCTGCGCGGGCTCATCCCGTTCGGGCTCGCGCTCTCGCCGGATGGGACGCGGCTCTATGTGGCCGAGGCCGGCATCAACGCCGTCGGCGTGGTGGATACAGGATCGGGCGAGGTGCTGGGGCACATCCCGACCGGCTGGTTTCCTTCCAAACTCGCCGTTTCCCCCGACGGGAAACAGCTCGTCGTCGCAAACGCCAAGGGCCACGGCAGCGGCCCCAACGGCGGGCCGGCGTTCGAGGCCGGTCCCGAGGGCAGCTACGTCGGCAACCTGATGTTCGGGTACGTGAACGTGCTCGACATCCCGCCGGATGAGGCCCTCGCGGCCGAAACCGCGCAGGTCGTGCGCAACAACTTCACCTTCGCGTCGGTGGATCGCGCGGCCGTTCGTGCGCGCGCCGGCAACCCCGTGCCGCTCTACCCCGGCGAACGCCGCTCGCCCATCGAGCACGTCGTCTTCATCACCAAGGAGAACCGGACGTACGACGAGGTCTTCGGCCAGATCGCGGGCGGCCAGGGCGAGCCTTCGCTGGCCCGGTTCGGCGCCGGCGTGACGGTGCGCAGCCGCGACGGGTCGCGCACGGTGCCGGAAGTCGATGTGATGCCCAATCACCACAAGCTGGCCCGCGAATTTGCCATCGGCGACAATTTTTACTGCGACTCCGACGTCTCGGCCGACGGGCACCGGTGGCTGGTGGGGGTTTATCCGAACGAATGGACGGAGACGACGGTGGCGGCGAGCTACGGCGGCGGCCGGCGGCTCCGGGTCAACTCCACCGCTCCGGGCATGCTCTCGTTCGTGGGATCGTCCGGCGTGATCTATCCCGAAGACTACAACGAGGCCGGCAGCATCTGGGACCACTTCGATCGCTTCGGCATCGACTTCTTCAACTTCGGGCTGGGCTTCGAATTCGCCGGCGCAAGCGAGGAGCAGGCGTACAAATACACCGGCGTACGCCTCCCCATCAACTACCCGATGCCGGGGCCGCTTTTCGAACGGACGTCCCGCAAGTTCGCCACGTACAATACGAGCATTCCCGACCAGTTTCGGGCGGACATGTTCATCGAGGAGTTCGAGGAGCGCTGGATGAACGGCGGCGAACCCATGCCGCAGGTCGTGACCATGATGCTGCCCAACGACCACGGCTCCGGCGAGCGCATCGACGATGGCTACCCCTATTTCGAGAGCTACATGGCCGACAACGACCTCGCGCTGGGCCGCGTCGTCGAGTACCTGAGCCACACGCCCTACTGGGAGAAGATGGCTATCATCGTCACCGAGGACGATCCGCAGGGTGGGGTGGACCACGTGGATGCCCACCGGAGCGTGCTCATGGTGATCTCGCCCTACACGAAAAAAGGCTACGTGTCGTCCGAACACTACAGCTTCGGCAGCATCATGAAGACGATCTGGCACCTCACGGGCGTGCCGTACCTCAACCAGTACGACGCCGGCGCCACCGAGCTGGCGGACTTCTTCACCGACACGCCGGACGCAACCCCTTATGCCGCCGTCGCCCCCGACCTCCGCCTGTTCGACCCCCAGAAAGCCCTCGACCCGCTCGACGAAGACTTCAACTGGGAATCCCTCTCCGAATCCCCCGAGATGGACAATGTCGAGCTGATGCAGGCGTGGGCCCAGGAGAATGAAAATCGTACATCGCAACAGGGAAATTGA
- a CDS encoding peptidylprolyl isomerase: protein MSCRPAAPDEPVLARVGDTVITAEEFRLNYEFGYGHLRRGDDPRRAYLDYMLLETAMARKARALQLDTLPAIQHAMRTLREELLVEEVFNARVLDAIEVTEDEIREEINKAAVRFQFRFIPAAGEQDARDLYAAVQARGFDAALAERRAELPELDAFADRLTSPLMDAESTDPELLALIQQLPLNTPSEPLQYQGNWYVMEVINVTRTRLSDVDYAQKSPSYRKIIYNRKAMQQGSAFVAETMEPLGVTTKRAGFEILNEALLAWYQAATPERNLLYYLDEEGLDTPYAQQLRAHFDEPLVTYRDAAWTIRDFLAHFTPGRYIIRPDDPRQFKARLADIVALVVRDEVLLGIARDERLDRSPAFQRAMQRWKEKWLFQEYARLLEQEHAPAPDALRAFYEAGTRQLGEAAIPYDSLTAAQRSRLTSRYALEARRRVADSLLAGEEVWIDEHMLDTLTLYVSPSNPYQTVNLLKSNSNKMAFPIVDPNWRSAPPSTPPILPNAP, encoded by the coding sequence TTGTCCTGCAGGCCCGCCGCGCCGGATGAGCCCGTGCTCGCGCGCGTCGGCGACACCGTCATCACGGCCGAGGAGTTTCGCCTCAATTACGAGTTCGGCTACGGCCACCTGCGCCGGGGCGATGACCCCAGGCGGGCCTATCTCGACTACATGCTCCTCGAAACGGCGATGGCGCGCAAGGCCCGGGCCCTGCAGCTCGATACGCTGCCCGCCATCCAGCACGCCATGCGGACACTGCGCGAGGAGCTGCTGGTGGAAGAGGTCTTCAACGCCCGCGTGCTCGACGCCATCGAGGTGACCGAGGACGAGATCCGCGAGGAGATCAACAAGGCCGCCGTCCGCTTCCAGTTTCGCTTCATCCCCGCCGCCGGCGAGCAGGACGCCCGCGACCTCTACGCCGCCGTCCAGGCCCGCGGGTTCGATGCCGCCCTCGCCGAGCGCCGCGCCGAGCTGCCCGAACTCGACGCCTTCGCCGACCGCCTCACCTCGCCGCTGATGGATGCCGAGTCGACCGATCCCGAGCTGCTCGCCCTCATCCAGCAACTTCCGCTGAACACGCCTTCCGAACCGCTGCAGTACCAGGGCAACTGGTATGTGATGGAGGTAATAAATGTGACGCGGACCCGGCTCTCGGACGTCGATTACGCCCAGAAATCCCCCAGCTACCGGAAGATCATCTACAACCGCAAGGCGATGCAGCAGGGCAGCGCCTTCGTCGCCGAAACCATGGAGCCGCTCGGCGTCACCACGAAACGCGCCGGCTTCGAGATCCTCAACGAGGCGCTGCTGGCGTGGTACCAGGCCGCGACACCCGAACGTAATCTGCTTTATTACCTGGATGAGGAGGGGCTCGACACGCCCTACGCGCAGCAGCTCCGGGCGCATTTCGACGAACCCCTGGTCACGTATCGCGACGCGGCGTGGACGATCCGCGACTTCCTCGCGCACTTTACCCCCGGCCGCTACATCATCCGCCCCGACGATCCCCGCCAGTTCAAGGCGCGGCTGGCCGATATCGTCGCCCTCGTCGTCCGCGACGAGGTGCTGCTCGGCATCGCGCGCGACGAGCGGCTCGACCGATCGCCCGCCTTCCAGCGCGCGATGCAGCGCTGGAAGGAGAAATGGCTCTTCCAGGAATACGCCCGCCTGCTCGAACAGGAGCACGCGCCGGCGCCGGACGCGCTCCGCGCATTCTACGAAGCCGGCACCCGCCAGCTCGGCGAGGCCGCCATCCCGTACGACTCGCTCACGGCCGCCCAGCGCAGCCGCCTGACGAGCCGGTACGCCCTCGAGGCGCGCCGGCGTGTGGCCGACAGCCTCCTGGCCGGCGAGGAGGTCTGGATCGACGAACACATGCTCGATACGCTGACGCTCTACGTGTCGCCCTCGAATCCGTATCAGACCGTCAACCTGCTCAAGAGCAATTCCAACAAGATGGCCTTCCCGATCGTCGACCCGAACTGGCGTTCCGCGCCGCCGTCGACGCCGCCCATCCTACCGAATGCCCCATGA